The Clupea harengus chromosome 26, Ch_v2.0.2, whole genome shotgun sequence genome has a segment encoding these proteins:
- the LOC116219896 gene encoding uncharacterized protein LOC116219896, with amino-acid sequence MKKPPAPKVVPATDAEMEPPLQPPFQPPFFNITEKPPSVTAVPKPVESVHSRSFDAEEEELWSKPLPKQKVERASSDREPKPRRSSVLQVKAAPKQPSRSPSPKLSEEDLERYVVEDGENIKKEMAAVRYRLSVDAQRNNLKLLNQADKNADISSKLYQLAKHTIKRSLNAADLRLSCLMRKYIAHKALMQVRHSLHVQLLSARELNDGQALNEVYTFLSKLEEYERAVMKRFSARQAATDEDRVMYLTRTTCLFKQIREDCGVRLILPYSSSCDSQRQPSLFIRSQRLVVGPRPGSRSRSQPRLQRPPTAPARLQHQGSEDIPRIMCSRVTRGPVQSSAPQATPMWDMKSMLHNMELARKTPMPPATMPILPRLLEMDISQRRVKALRMAQSRMAGAAPQPVAVGDAWVA; translated from the exons ATGAAGAAGCCACCAGCTCCAAAGGTTGTTCCTGCAACTGATGCAGAAATGGAGCCACCTTTACAGCCACCTTTTCAGCCACCTTTCTTCAACATCACTGAGAAACCGCCCTCCGTGACTGCTGTACCTAAACCCGTGGAGTCTGTTCACAGCCGCTCTTTTGATGCTGAAGAGGAGGAACTATGGTCTAAACCTCTGCCTAAACAAAAGGTGGAGAGAGCTTCTTCTGACAGAGAACCAAAGCCAAGGAGAAGCTCAGTGCTTCAGGTGAAGGCAGCCCCTAAGCAGCCATCCAGGTCGCCATCTCCTAAGCTCTCAGAGGAGGACTTGGAGCGCTACGTGGTGGAGGACGGGGAGAACATCAAGAAGGAGATGGCAGCAGTGAGGTACCGATTGAGTGTCGACGCACAGAGGAACAACCTGAAGTTGTTAAACCAGGCAGACAAAAATGCAGACATTTCCTCCAAACTCTACCAACTGGCAAAGCACACTATCAAGCGCTCTCTCAATGCTGCTGATCTGCGCCTGTCCTGCCTAATGAGGAAGTATATTGCCCATAAAGCACTGATGCAAGTTAG GCACAGTCTACATGTCCAGCTGCTGTCTGCTCGTGAGTTGAACGATGGCCAGGCACTGAATGAAGTGTACACCTTCCTGTCTAAACTGGAGGAATATGAGCGCGCGGTGATGAAGCGCTTTAGCGCCAGGCAGGCTGCCACTGACGAGGATCGCGTCATGTACCTCACACGCACCACCTGCCTCTTTAAACAG ATCAGAGAGGATTGTGGGGTGCGACTGATCCTGCCGTACTCCAGCAGCTGTGACTCCCAGCGGCAGCCTTCTCTCTTCATCAGGTCCCAGAGGCTGGTTGTGGGTCCAAGGCCGGGGTCACGGTCACGGTCACAGCCCCGGCTTCAGCGACCCCCCACCGCACCCGCCCGTCTGCAGCACCAGGGATCAGAGGACATCCCCCGAATCATGTGCAG CCGAGTGACCAGAGGCCCGGTGCAGAGCAGCGCGCCTCAGGCCACGCCTATGTGGGACATGAAGAGCATGCTGCACAACATGGAGCTGGCCCGCAAGACCCCCATGCCGCCTGCCACCATGCCCATCCTGCCACGCCTGCTGGAGATGGACATCTCTCAGAGGAGAGTGAAAGCTCTCCGCATGGCACAGTCTAG GATGGCAGGTGCAGCCCCGCAGCCGGTGGCCGTAGGAGATGCATGGGTGGCCTGA